Genomic DNA from Bacteroides zhangwenhongii:
GCGTACTTGCTTTATGACGGGTAAGGTTCTTCAAATTCCTGCGTCGGTGACTCCGTGGATACGTTTTCCGCTATTCTGGTTGTCTTGCCATAATCTCCCGGTGAAGTTGTACCAATGGATGGCAAACAGGGTGCTGAAGCACGACGGCTATTTTGTGACCTATTTTCACCCGTGGGAGTTTTATCCATTGAATGAACATCCCGAATTTAAAATGCCGTTTATTATCCGTAATCATTCCGGCAAAGGGATGGAAGAACGGCTGGATCTGCTGATCCGTAACTTCAAGGAGAAGAAAGCCAATTTCCTGACGTACTCGGAATTTGCGAAAATGAAACGGACAGAACTAACTAAATAGAACGAGAAATGATTAAATTGGCAATTGTGTCTCCCTGCTATAATGAGGAAGAAGTGTTGGAACAGTCAGCCGCCCGTTTGACAGCCTTGTTTGATGAGCTGGTTGGGAAGGAAAAGATCAGTGCGGACAGCTTCGTGCTTTTTGTAAATGATGGTAGCAAGGACCGTACGTGGAACATTATCAAGAAGCTGCATAAGGAGAATCCTTACGTGAAAGGAATGAATCTGGCGCGGAACGTAGGTCACCAGAGCGCTATCATGGCAGGGATGATGACTGCCAAAGACTGGAGTGACGCCGTTGTTACCATTGATGCGGATTTGCAGGATGACCTGAATGCGATAGAGGAAATGATTGATGCTTATACAGCCGGTTACGATGTGGTGTACGGAGTGAAGGTCTCCCGCCAGGCCGACCCGTTGTTGAAACGTCTCTCCGCTACGGCTTTCTACAAACTGCAGCGCAGGATGGGAGTGGAATCCATTTATAACCATGCCGATTTCCGCTTTCTGAGCCGGAGGGTACTGGAACAGTTGTCACATTATCAAGAGCGTAATCTATACCTGCGCGGCATTATTCCTCTGTTGGGCTTTCCTTCTACTACGGTGGACGACGTGATTCGGGAACGCACAGCCGGAAGCTCTAAATATACTCTGCGGAAAATGCTGGGACTGGCTCTCGACGGAATAACCTCCTTCTCGGTGAAGCCGATTTATGGCATTGTCTATTTGGGTATTATCTTTGTCTTTATCAGCATTCTGATCGGTTTTTATGTCCTTTATTCGTTGATTGCGGGAACGGCGGAACATGGCTGGGCCTCTCTGATGTTATCCGTATGGTTTGTAGGCGGTGTCGTCCTGATGTCAATCGGTGCGGTAGGGCTGTACATCGGAAAGATATATAAAGAGGTGAAACATCGTCCGCTTTATAATGTAGAAGAGGTGTTATGCGATGAGGATAAACAAAGTCATTAAAGAGACATGGGAACAACACCCGGACTGGCAGGAGAAATTCTGGCAGTTTATGCGTTTTGGCATCGTCGGTACGATATCTTCGGCGATTCACTATGGCGTATATTGTCTGGTGCTGTTGGCAGCCAATCCGACGCTTTCTTTTACGGCAGGTTATGCAGTCGGATTTGTCTGTAACTATTTTCTAACTACATTCTTTACATTCCGTTCCAAACCCTCATCGCGCAACGCCGTCGGGTTTGGTTTTAGTCATTTACTCAATTATCTGCTTGAGGTAGGTTTGCTGAACCTTTTCCTGTGGATCGGATTCGGTGAGTTTCTCGCTCCTATATTGGTGCTTATCGTAGTCGTTCCCATCAATTTCCTGATTCTTCACTTCGTATATACTTATAAAAATAAACAGTAGGGCTGCTTTCAGAACTATTCATAAAAAGAAAAAGCTATTATGAAACGTTTTCTAAATCTTATTGTATATATACTTTCCGTGCATCTTTCCGCTCTGATAATCACCGGATTGTTCAGAGGGGTATTGTTCATTTCTTCTCACCATCAACTGACTGCCGAAGCACTGTCTGATAAAAGTCTGTCATTGATAGCATTTATACATGGAGTATGGTTCGATAACGTGATAGGTTGTTACATATTACTGCTTCCGCTGACGGTAGCTGTAGTCTGTGGGCTTTGCAACTGTTACGGGAAGGCTTTATTCCGTTTCTTCACTATCTTCTTCAGTGTCTTTTATGGGTTGGTTTATCTGATCAGTGCGGCCGATATTCCTTATTTCGCCTACTTTTTCAAGCATATCAATTCTTCCATTTTCGAATGGTTCGGTTATGCGGGTACTACTGCGGGGATGATATTGGGAGAGACTTCCTATTATTTGTCCATTGCCTTATTCCTGCTCTTTTTGATTGGCTTTATTGTGTGGATTGCCTTTCTTGGCCGGTATTTCCGTCACCGTTGCCTGTTTGCTCCCGGTTCATTCCCTTGCTTGGAACGAAGTGTTGCGGGTTTGGTAGGGCTTGGCTTGATCGGGCTCTGTGTATTTGGCATTAGGGGACGTACAGGCTATAATCCGATCAAGGTAAGTGCCGCTTATTTCTGTCAGGATGCCTTTTTGAATCAGTTGGGAGTCAGTCCGACTTTTAATTTGTTGACGAGCGTGCTGGACGACCGACGGCCGGAAAACAGATATCTGCATCTGATGGATGAACAGGAAGCGTTGGAAAAAGTAAAAGCTTTGTTAGCACGGCCGGGTGAACCGGATGTCTCTCCGTTGGCGGTTTATCGGCATAATTCACAGGATAGTGTATCGCAACGCCGTCCCAATGTGGTATTGATTATGATGGAGTCGATGTCGTCCAATTTTATGAAACGTTTCGGGCAGTCACAGAATCTGACTCCTTTTTTGGATAGCCTGTATGCCTGTTCCCTTAGTTTCCCCAACTTTTATTCGGCGGGGATTCACACCAATCATGGTTTGTACGCTACTTTATATTCTTTTCCTGCCATGATGAAACGGAACTTGATGAAAGGTTCGGTGATTCCCCATTATTCGGGATTGCCTACGGTATTGAAGGAGAATGGATATCATAATCTGTTTTTTATGACACATGAAGGGCAGTACGATAATATGAATGCCTTTTTCAGGACGAACGGTTTTGATGAGGTCTTTGCTCAGGAAGATTATCCGTCTGAGAAGGTTGTGAATAGTTTTGGAGTACAGGATGATTTCTTATACGACTATGCTATTCCGGTTTTGAATCGGACGGCAGACGAAGGGCAACCGTTTTTCGCTACCTTATTGTCAATCAGCAATCATCCGCCTTATGTAATACCTCCTTATTTCCATCCCCGAACGGACAAACCGGAAACTCAGATTGTGGAATATGCGGACTGGGCTTTGCGTAAATTTTTCGAAGAAGCGCGCAAGCAGCCGTGGTTTGAGAATACGATATTCGTGTTGGAGGGAGATCATGGCAAATTGGTTGGGGATGCGGAGTGTGAGCTTCCGCAATCGTATAATCATATCCCGTTGATGATTTATTCCAACAGTATAACTCCTGCGGAACATACGGCTTTTGGCGGACAAATAGACATACAGCCTACGGTATT
This window encodes:
- a CDS encoding glycosyltransferase family 2 protein; the protein is MIKLAIVSPCYNEEEVLEQSAARLTALFDELVGKEKISADSFVLFVNDGSKDRTWNIIKKLHKENPYVKGMNLARNVGHQSAIMAGMMTAKDWSDAVVTIDADLQDDLNAIEEMIDAYTAGYDVVYGVKVSRQADPLLKRLSATAFYKLQRRMGVESIYNHADFRFLSRRVLEQLSHYQERNLYLRGIIPLLGFPSTTVDDVIRERTAGSSKYTLRKMLGLALDGITSFSVKPIYGIVYLGIIFVFISILIGFYVLYSLIAGTAEHGWASLMLSVWFVGGVVLMSIGAVGLYIGKIYKEVKHRPLYNVEEVLCDEDKQSH
- a CDS encoding GtrA family protein, with protein sequence MRINKVIKETWEQHPDWQEKFWQFMRFGIVGTISSAIHYGVYCLVLLAANPTLSFTAGYAVGFVCNYFLTTFFTFRSKPSSRNAVGFGFSHLLNYLLEVGLLNLFLWIGFGEFLAPILVLIVVVPINFLILHFVYTYKNKQ
- a CDS encoding LTA synthase family protein; amino-acid sequence: MKRFLNLIVYILSVHLSALIITGLFRGVLFISSHHQLTAEALSDKSLSLIAFIHGVWFDNVIGCYILLLPLTVAVVCGLCNCYGKALFRFFTIFFSVFYGLVYLISAADIPYFAYFFKHINSSIFEWFGYAGTTAGMILGETSYYLSIALFLLFLIGFIVWIAFLGRYFRHRCLFAPGSFPCLERSVAGLVGLGLIGLCVFGIRGRTGYNPIKVSAAYFCQDAFLNQLGVSPTFNLLTSVLDDRRPENRYLHLMDEQEALEKVKALLARPGEPDVSPLAVYRHNSQDSVSQRRPNVVLIMMESMSSNFMKRFGQSQNLTPFLDSLYACSLSFPNFYSAGIHTNHGLYATLYSFPAMMKRNLMKGSVIPHYSGLPTVLKENGYHNLFFMTHEGQYDNMNAFFRTNGFDEVFAQEDYPSEKVVNSFGVQDDFLYDYAIPVLNRTADEGQPFFATLLSISNHPPYVIPPYFHPRTDKPETQIVEYADWALRKFFEEARKQPWFENTIFVLEGDHGKLVGDAECELPQSYNHIPLMIYSNSITPAEHTAFGGQIDIQPTVLGLLGIDYLQNNFGVDLLKEERPCMFYTADNMIVGRNATQLYMYNYETNQEFAYHTDNGKLVHVPMDDSFLPLKEYSFSMLQSAEYLVKHGKTVNSSETTF